GAGCTTTATGATCGCTACATCAGATTGGTGTACAGCTTTGCATATACATTTACTAACGGCAATGAAGATAAAACAAAAGAAATTGTCCAGTTAGTTTTTGTAAAGCTTTGGACGACAAAAAGCAGCTATGACTCATCAAAAGGAAGATTTACGAATTGGCTTCTAACTGTGACGCGAAATGTCTGTGTTGATTATATCCGCAAAGATAGCATTCATGCTCAAAACAACCGGCAAATGGATCCGCACGGGTCCATTGAAGTAGCCGATCCGAACAATGAAATTGAAAGAAGAGTGGCCTTTAGCGAAGTAGCCGATGCCAAAAGCAAGCTGAATAGAGCGCAAAAAAGATTGATTGATCTACTGTATTGGAAAGGCTATTCTTTAACGGAAATTGCGGAAATCGAAAACGAACCGGTAGGAACAATCAAGAGTAGGCTTCATCAGTCTCTCAAACAATTAAAGAAGCATCTGGAAAGAAGGGATGTATAAATGGAAAGAGAGTGTACAAACCTGCTTTCATTCATAGCGGATGAGTTAAATGAGAAAGAAAAAAGAAAATTTGTTGAGCATATACAGCATTGTTTGGAATGCTCAAGGGAGTATGAACAAATGATAGAAGCCTGGCATTCATTGCATTGGGACTTTGAAGAGAAAGAAGTTCCTGCATCCTTAAAGTCAGACGTAATGAATTATGTTTTCGAACATGATAAAAAAGAAAGGGGAAGCATCGTACGCTGGCTCAAAGAGTGGCTCTATGTTCTCCAAAAACAGTTTACCCCGCTAACTGTTGGACTTTTGCTGCTTTTTATGGGTGTGGCAGCTTTCCAGGCGATATATAACATTCAATTAATAAAGGAACGGAAGAACGGTGAAGCCGTAACGGCTAAACCGATGGAGGTTGTATCCACATTCTTTTTGCAGGGCGTCGGTCAAACGAGCAGTAACGCAAAAGGCCATGCCTCTATTTTGCGGCAGGGGGAGAGTGAAAAGTTAGTCATACAAGTCGATAATCTGCCGCCGTTAGCCGGGGATGAGGTCTATCAAGTGTGGTTGTTGAACAATGGGATGCGGGAGAATGCCGGAACGTTTAAACCCGATGGAAGCGGGAAAGGGATGCTAACCTATCCGCTTGCGCAAAGACAGCATTTTGACCAAATCGGCATCACCATTGAACCAGACCAATACAGCAGGCAGCCGCGGGGCAAGAAGGTTGTCGGCTCATCATAGAAATAGGCTGGCTGCTTTATGTCCGCCATCCGTAGGCCTGATCGAAAAAATGATCGTGCCGGAAAAGAGGGACAAAGCAGCAAGAGGCATGCATAGCTATGTATTGTTCTCCCTGACTTGCAGTAAAGGAAAGAAGAATGCAGTACATAGCTGAATCGCTTTTGCAGAGTGGGGAATAATTATGTATGCAAGGCACCAAAAGGCAGAGGATCCTCATTGTATTCGCAAAGAAAGGGTGTATGATTGGGTTACTCGTTCGGTTACCATTCCCCTTCGGGTATGTTTTCCACGCCGCCAAAGCACTGTTTTTTTCTTTTATTATGGAGGAATAGTGCTTAGTTTGTAGAGTCTGCATTCTACGCTTTTTAGAACAAAAAGGCCTCATTCTAAATAAGTGTGTAAAAAGAGTAACGGGGACGTTGCAGGAGAGAGAATCCTTTTGGCAAAACAAGGACAGAAATCAAAGGAGCAGGAAATCGTGTCGCAGGATCATTATTTATATCCAACAAGCATCGTTCATTTGTTCTCCCCATCTCGAATTGACAACTGGAAGTCTAAAAAGAATTATTATACCTTCAAAAAAGGTGACTTTATTTGCACACCCGGTCAACGATCTGACGCTGTGTATTTTATTGTTGAAGGTCACGCTCGAATATTTCATCTTCATTTAGAAGGGAAAGAGTGTGTATTAGGTATTTTGTCAGAAGGCGATTTCATTGATTTACTACAAGTTTTTTCAGATAGAGAAAGTCAACTCTTCGCAAAAGCGTTAACGGATGTTAAGGTGCTATCGATTCCCAAAAGTGAAGTGAAAAATGAAGTTCAACAAAATAAAGAGTTATCCATGACGCTTCTTTATTACTTTACAAATAGGCTGCAGGAAACCATTGAAATTTTAGAACAAGTCGCTTATGGAAAAGTGGAGGAGCGCTTATTATTTCTGTTAGAGAAGCTGGCAAATAAGTCGGAGAGCGATCAAGAATGGTATCCATTGCCTGAGTTCATTACACATAAAAACCTAGCAGGCATGATTGCCTCCACAAGAGAAACTGTAACATTTTTACTTAATAAGTTTATTCAAATAAATAAAGTGAAGCAAGAAGAGCAGCGCCTATGGCTCAAAAATGATAAAAAAATTGGATGGATGTAAGCCTCCTTACATACAGTTTGCTTCGGACTGCGGTAGTATCAGGATATAACAAGTAAGGAGGCTCACCATGAATCAAATTCCACTTGATACAGTCCAACAAACAGCAAACGCAATCAAAGCAAATCCTGATTTGAAAATCAAAAATTGGCATGCCCATATCCAATGGGAGAGCGGTGTGCAAAATAAGGTGTCCATTCGAGAATTCAGCCCGATTCTTGTAGATGAACCGGCAACGTTAGGTGGTACCGATAAGGCTCCGAATCCTGTTGAGTATTTTATAGGAGCAGCAGGAAGCTGCTTTGCTATTACGTTTGAGGTCATGGCCAGTCAGAGAGGCATTCAATTAAAAAGTGTGGATGTGACCATTGAAGCTGATTTGAATGCCGCAGTCTTTCTAGGTATTGAGGAAGGCGATGGAGGGATTTTACATCCGGTCATCAGATTAAAAGTAGATGCGGATGCTGCAGAAGAAGAGATAGCGAGCATCGCGCATGCTGCGTTATTGAAATCACCTGTGTTAGCCAGTCTGCAAAAAGACATTCAAGTAGACATTCAATAAAATACACACAAAATCAAAAGCCAAGCATGTTGATGTACCAGCATGCTTGGCTTTTTCATTTATCAAGGTTTCGGCTGCAATATGACTTTTAAGACATCCCCTTTAACATGTGCGTCTATAAGCGACTTCTACATCCAATTCGTCATGCATGGAACGTATTAGGGTACAGAAGTTCATATGCATAGAGCGCAAGCTGCAGGGCGATTCTTTTGTCGGCTGATTCTATATTATCTCCCAGCAGCATTTTGATTTTTTCGAGCCGATAATAAAGCGATTGCCGCACGATATGCAGCTGTTGTGCCGCCGCTTTCTTCGACCCATTATTCTCTAAGTAGATCTTGAGTGTATACAGAAGCAGATTTCGCTTCTCTTCTTCCTCTTGAAGCAGACTGCCCAGTTGCGTATTTACGAAGTGGGTCAGGCGATTCTCGCTGCGCAAATCAATTAAAAGCTGATATACGCCAAGGTTTTCATAGAATAGCGTTGCCTTGTTGAGCTGATCGCACAGCAGCAGCGATTTTACAGCTTCTTCATAACTTATGTGTGCATGCTTAAATCCG
This is a stretch of genomic DNA from Aneurinibacillus sp. REN35. It encodes these proteins:
- a CDS encoding Crp/Fnr family transcriptional regulator; protein product: MAKQGQKSKEQEIVSQDHYLYPTSIVHLFSPSRIDNWKSKKNYYTFKKGDFICTPGQRSDAVYFIVEGHARIFHLHLEGKECVLGILSEGDFIDLLQVFSDRESQLFAKALTDVKVLSIPKSEVKNEVQQNKELSMTLLYYFTNRLQETIEILEQVAYGKVEERLLFLLEKLANKSESDQEWYPLPEFITHKNLAGMIASTRETVTFLLNKFIQINKVKQEEQRLWLKNDKKIGWM
- a CDS encoding RNA polymerase sigma factor; the protein is MKKKHDEELMRLVNKKYRPALEELYDRYIRLVYSFAYTFTNGNEDKTKEIVQLVFVKLWTTKSSYDSSKGRFTNWLLTVTRNVCVDYIRKDSIHAQNNRQMDPHGSIEVADPNNEIERRVAFSEVADAKSKLNRAQKRLIDLLYWKGYSLTEIAEIENEPVGTIKSRLHQSLKQLKKHLERRDV
- a CDS encoding OsmC family protein; its protein translation is MNQIPLDTVQQTANAIKANPDLKIKNWHAHIQWESGVQNKVSIREFSPILVDEPATLGGTDKAPNPVEYFIGAAGSCFAITFEVMASQRGIQLKSVDVTIEADLNAAVFLGIEEGDGGILHPVIRLKVDADAAEEEIASIAHAALLKSPVLASLQKDIQVDIQ
- a CDS encoding anti-sigma factor, whose product is MERECTNLLSFIADELNEKEKRKFVEHIQHCLECSREYEQMIEAWHSLHWDFEEKEVPASLKSDVMNYVFEHDKKERGSIVRWLKEWLYVLQKQFTPLTVGLLLLFMGVAAFQAIYNIQLIKERKNGEAVTAKPMEVVSTFFLQGVGQTSSNAKGHASILRQGESEKLVIQVDNLPPLAGDEVYQVWLLNNGMRENAGTFKPDGSGKGMLTYPLAQRQHFDQIGITIEPDQYSRQPRGKKVVGSS